A window from Gemmatimonadota bacterium encodes these proteins:
- a CDS encoding acyl-CoA/acyl-ACP dehydrogenase — MGAEVDVELREQVRKLCSRYPSEYWQKLDRARSYPEEFVQELTEAGYLACLIPEQYGGPGLEIREAAVILEEIHHSGGNAAACHAQMYMMGTLLRHGSPEQKARWLPDIASGALRLQAFAVTEPDAGSDTTRISTFAERKGDRYIVNGRKIFISRVQHSDLMVLLARTTPRNEVEKKTQGLSVFIVDLREAGDAIEVRPVDMMINHETNEVFFDDLEVPVENRIGEEGKGFSYILSGMNAERILLASESVGDALFFIDRCTKYAGERVVFDRPIGQNQGIQFPIARAYIRTQGAMTVRDRAVALYDAGEPCAAEANMCKFLASEVAWEAANVAMDTFGGYGMAEEFGIERKFREARLYLVAPVANNLVLSYVGQHVLGLPRSF, encoded by the coding sequence ATGGGCGCTGAAGTAGACGTCGAACTGCGGGAGCAGGTCCGCAAGCTCTGTAGTCGGTATCCCTCCGAGTACTGGCAGAAGCTCGATCGCGCGCGCTCGTACCCGGAGGAGTTCGTGCAGGAGCTGACGGAGGCAGGATACCTGGCCTGTCTGATTCCCGAGCAGTACGGCGGACCTGGCCTGGAAATCCGGGAAGCCGCGGTGATCCTGGAGGAGATCCACCACTCGGGAGGAAACGCTGCGGCCTGCCACGCGCAGATGTATATGATGGGCACGCTGCTCCGGCATGGCTCGCCCGAGCAGAAAGCGCGCTGGCTCCCGGACATCGCCTCCGGCGCTCTCCGGCTACAGGCGTTCGCGGTGACCGAGCCGGACGCCGGATCCGACACGACGCGCATCTCGACGTTCGCCGAGCGGAAGGGCGACCGGTACATCGTGAACGGAAGGAAGATCTTCATCTCCCGCGTGCAGCACTCGGACTTGATGGTCCTGTTGGCCAGGACGACACCTCGGAACGAGGTCGAGAAGAAGACCCAGGGCCTGAGCGTTTTCATCGTCGATCTGCGTGAGGCGGGGGACGCGATCGAAGTGCGGCCGGTGGACATGATGATCAACCATGAGACCAACGAGGTCTTCTTCGACGATCTGGAGGTCCCTGTCGAGAACCGCATCGGCGAAGAGGGCAAGGGCTTCTCCTACATCCTGAGCGGGATGAACGCCGAGCGCATCCTGCTCGCCTCAGAGTCCGTCGGCGACGCGCTCTTCTTCATCGACCGGTGCACAAAATACGCCGGGGAACGCGTGGTCTTCGACCGGCCGATCGGTCAGAATCAGGGCATCCAGTTCCCCATCGCAAGAGCGTACATCCGTACACAGGGAGCGATGACGGTTCGGGACCGCGCAGTCGCGCTCTACGACGCGGGGGAACCCTGCGCCGCCGAGGCCAACATGTGCAAGTTCCTGGCGTCGGAGGTAGCCTGGGAAGCCGCGAACGTCGCGATGGACACCTTCGGAGGATACGGGATGGCGGAGGAGTTCGGGATCGAACGAAAGTTCCGGGAAGCCCGCCTCTATCTCGTAGCGCCCGTGGCCAACAACCTCGTGCTGAGCTACGTCGGCCAACACGTTCTGGGCCTTCCCCGTTCGTTCTGA